The genomic interval TTTTTTTCTCTGCTTAATCTCTTTCCAGAAGTCCACCGAAAATGATACAATGGCTCCTTGATGTGAGTTTAGAGATTCTTTTCATTTTGTTGTGGATGCTCATGTGACGTTTCCTTTGGAAGATCGGTTTTCGAACGTAATTGTATATTAGATTTTTTAATAAAAAATCACATTATACATTCATTTAGTTTCACCAGACTTCCTTTCTCTACTTGGTTTGCTTGCCGCGCAAAACTGACTGTATTCTAATTTTATTAAGTTACGATCGTTTGTTCAAAAACGTATCGCCTCAGAGGAAAAATTCATTGATACATTGAATCGATTAATCCTTGGTATTTTTCCGTGATTATATGTCGTTTGATGGACATTTTCGCAGAAAGTTCGTCTCCTACTTCGAAGGCCTTTGGAAGCAAACGAATATCTACAACCTTTTCAAAACTCTTAAATCCACTTTCTGAATTCATCGCTTCTTTAACTTCGCGCATAATTTTTTCCCGCACAATAGGATTAGCCGCGAGTTCTTGATATGTCTCTCCAAAGTCTTGAAACTGATCTAGAACGGGGAGAACTAAGGCTCCTAAAAATCTTTGATCCTGTCCAACGACCATGATCTGATCGATAAAAGGTGATTGTACAAGTTTGTTTTCAATGGGAACAGGTTCGATATTCTCTCCATTGAGTAAAACTACGGTCTCTTTTGTCCTACCCACTATTTGAAGCGTATTGTTATACGTAATCATCCCAAGATCACCGGTATTCAGCCATCCATCGTTACTGAGAACCTTAGCTGTAACTTCAGGACGTTTATAATAACCTTTCATGATTTGTGGGCCGCGTACATGAATTTCCCCTTTCACACCTTTTTTAGGTGGAAATAAAATATTTCCAGTCTCGACATCTTTTAGAAATATTTCCACTTCGGGAAAAAGCGGTCCCACGCTTCCTATTACCAAATGATCAGGTGTACGGAATGCGATCCCTGGAGAGGTTTCGGTTAAACCATATCCTTCGAACAGAGGGATTCCAATGGCATTAAAGAATTCATCAATATGAAGAGGAAGTGCTCCTCCGCCTGAAACTGTACCACGCAGTTTGCCGCCGGTTGCCTGTCGAATTTTCTTAAGAACGATCAGGTCAAGAAATATATAAGGAATAGTGAATGTTATGATTGTTAAAAGAGATTGTCCACCCATCGATAATGATTGTAGAATATTTCTTCCTTTTAAATCCAGACGATCCCCGTGAAAAAAATGCAAAGCACGTTGAACCTTTAGAGCGCAAAAATAGGCGAATCTAAATAGGAGTCTTTTTGTCGCCGATCCGGATTGGATTTTAGACTGAATCCCGTGAAAAATATTTTCCCACAATCGTGGTGCAGATGCCATAAAAGTAGGTTTAACAATTAATAAATCTTCCTTAATATTTCGTACATTCGTGTAATACTGTCCGGCCCCCATCGCAATCGTCCCCATCTGAAATACTCTTTCAAAGCTGTGCCACACGGGTAGAATCGAAAGGAATCGATCGTTAGGACCGATATCTATCGGAATGTTACGCAATTGCGAAATCATATTGGCATGAGTTAGCATGACACCTTTCGGTTCTCCCGTTGTGCCGGAGGTGTAGATGATGGTAAATAGATCATCGGGATTAATCGCCGCGACTCGTTCTTCCACTTTGCGGTCACCGGAGGCTCGCAGTTTTTTTCCTTTCGCAATTAGGTCTTCCATTCGAATGATCTTTTGATCAGTTGAGTTTGCATCTCCATCCATTAGGACGATTTGTGTAACGTTCGGCAGATGATTTAGATTCTTCTGCACCTTTCTCAATACAGATTCATTTTCAACGAATACAATTTTTGCGTCAGAATGAGGGAGAATATAACGAATATCTCCATCTGTTACATCCGTTCCCCGTGGAACATCGGCGGCACCGCTTAACAATATTCCATAGTTTGCAATGATCCATTCCTTTCTATTCTCCGATAAGACGGCCACATGTTCGCGAGCTTTCAATCCCAATTCAGCCATCAACCCCGTTGCGAGCGCTACGCCTGACTCATATACTTCGCGAAACGTTATGGTAACAAATTCTTTGTTTTTATTTCTTGTGCCAAATGCCGCCTTGTCTCCGTATTTCTGCGCCGAATCATAGTACAATTCCGCTAAGTTTTTTGCCGTGACTTTTGAACTCATTTTTCTTTCTCTCCGATATCGAGAGGATATCAAATTTTAGAAAAAGGGTCTTGAACGAAGCGGCTATTTTGAAAAGAAGATCGCGCTGAAAGGCTCGTTCTTTTTCGTAAAGTCGGAGGGACTAATTCCGAAAGATCGCCGGAAAATTCGTGTAAAGTGAGATTGGTCCGCAAAGCCTCCTTCATACGCCGCATCCAGCAAGTGGGGGTGATTCGCCAAATTATCGACAGCCTTCTTTGTTTTTAACCAAAGGCGATAGGCAGAAAAAGGGACACCGGTTTCCTGTCTAAAAAGATGGCGAAAACGTTCGACCGATAGTCGAGCTTCAAAAGCTAAACTGGTAAGAGAGAAATCGTCCAGCTCAGCATTGGAAATGCTTTTTTGAATACGTTCATCCAACTCGCCCTTTCCTCTCTTCGGAAAATCTTTATTTAGAATATCAAGAAGTTGTGTTCTTACTTTCGTATCGGACGAACTTAGAATGGACGCTATCTGTTCCTTTCTTTTGTCGGTGAATATATCACCAACTTCAAATGCAGAGTGATTAGCCGCCAAACTTCTTTCGTAAAAAAGATGATTCCCCGTTGTCAATGGATCTAGAAAAAATAATGTTAATTTACCTTCCACTCGTCGCATTTCGTGGCTTACACCGGATGGAATAAAAACCGAGTTATATGTTTTCCAGTCGCCGTCGCGAGTGCGTAATTGAACACGGCCTTCATCGGGTAAACTAATCTGAATATAAAAATGACTGTGACGTCCCGTTAAAAATCCGTCCCCTCGATATGTAGCAAAATCATTCCATATTAAAAATTGCTTCATAATCCTTGAATATCAAAACCTGGAATATTCGGCGAGCTTAAATGAAGCTCCGAGCGCATCTTTGTTAACGCCGAGAACTTCGTTTCCTAATTGAGATATTAGAGCGATTTCCGAATACAAAGTGGAATCACTTAAAGTTAGAGTTGGATATTCTACTTGTGAATGAGAAGCAAGTCAGCCTTCTTCCTTGGATCCTACTTGTTAGTTTCCGCATATTTCTCAATTGATCCACTCTCCAAATTTGCCCGATCTGTAATCAGCAAAAGCTTGGATGATTTGTTCTTCCGTATTCATCACAAAAGGGCCATGTGCAAAGACCGGTTCTCGAAGCGGTTTACCGGCGATCAAGAGCACTTTCAAATCCTGAATGGCATGCACTTGGATTTCGCTGTCGTATTCAACGGAAGGTTTCATCCAAAGGACTTCTTGTTTTCCGGCGCGAACTTCATCGGCTCCGAAGATCCCATTCCCTTCCAATACATATAAAAATCCATTGTAGTCTGGCTTTAGATCCTGTTTAGCAGTATGGCCGGCCTTTATCGTAATTTCTACCATGGTAACGTTCGCATAATTTTGAGTGTTCGATTTTATATCGCCGGAAGATCCTGAAATGACTCGGTATTGAACTCCATCTTCATTCCGTATGGGCGTATCATGATACAAAATATCCTGATATCGCGGCTCGCTCATTTTTTTATCAGCCGGTAAATTTACCCATAATTGCAGAAGATGAGCGAAGTGACCTTCCGGGGCTTCTTCCAAATGCAACAAACCCTTTCCTGCGCTCATCCATTGTGTATCACCT from Leptospira stimsonii carries:
- a CDS encoding AMP-dependent synthetase/ligase gives rise to the protein MSSKVTAKNLAELYYDSAQKYGDKAAFGTRNKNKEFVTITFREVYESGVALATGLMAELGLKAREHVAVLSENRKEWIIANYGILLSGAADVPRGTDVTDGDIRYILPHSDAKIVFVENESVLRKVQKNLNHLPNVTQIVLMDGDANSTDQKIIRMEDLIAKGKKLRASGDRKVEERVAAINPDDLFTIIYTSGTTGEPKGVMLTHANMISQLRNIPIDIGPNDRFLSILPVWHSFERVFQMGTIAMGAGQYYTNVRNIKEDLLIVKPTFMASAPRLWENIFHGIQSKIQSGSATKRLLFRFAYFCALKVQRALHFFHGDRLDLKGRNILQSLSMGGQSLLTIITFTIPYIFLDLIVLKKIRQATGGKLRGTVSGGGALPLHIDEFFNAIGIPLFEGYGLTETSPGIAFRTPDHLVIGSVGPLFPEVEIFLKDVETGNILFPPKKGVKGEIHVRGPQIMKGYYKRPEVTAKVLSNDGWLNTGDLGMITYNNTLQIVGRTKETVVLLNGENIEPVPIENKLVQSPFIDQIMVVGQDQRFLGALVLPVLDQFQDFGETYQELAANPIVREKIMREVKEAMNSESGFKSFEKVVDIRLLPKAFEVGDELSAKMSIKRHIITEKYQGLIDSMYQ
- a CDS encoding helix-turn-helix transcriptional regulator → MKQFLIWNDFATYRGDGFLTGRHSHFYIQISLPDEGRVQLRTRDGDWKTYNSVFIPSGVSHEMRRVEGKLTLFFLDPLTTGNHLFYERSLAANHSAFEVGDIFTDKRKEQIASILSSSDTKVRTQLLDILNKDFPKRGKGELDERIQKSISNAELDDFSLTSLAFEARLSVERFRHLFRQETGVPFSAYRLWLKTKKAVDNLANHPHLLDAAYEGGFADQSHFTRIFRRSFGISPSDFTKKNEPFSAIFFSK
- a CDS encoding pirin family protein, with protein sequence MKTYNVIQREIEEKWNLIPRVDSPIHKAGIILPPGEWERFDPFLLMAEDNMRKGAFDFHPHRGIETVSYMIDGVMDHRDNAGNKGTLQKGDTQWMSAGKGLLHLEEAPEGHFAHLLQLWVNLPADKKMSEPRYQDILYHDTPIRNEDGVQYRVISGSSGDIKSNTQNYANVTMVEITIKAGHTAKQDLKPDYNGFLYVLEGNGIFGADEVRAGKQEVLWMKPSVEYDSEIQVHAIQDLKVLLIAGKPLREPVFAHGPFVMNTEEQIIQAFADYRSGKFGEWIN